A window of the Trichoderma asperellum chromosome 4, complete sequence genome harbors these coding sequences:
- a CDS encoding uncharacterized protein (TransMembrane:1 (n4-11c16/17o187-207i)~SECRETED:SignalP(1-16)) gives MRSLFSFATFVAAAQALYFYVDGGTPKCFYEELPKDTLVVGHYSAEEWDDRANQWQQHQGISIYITVEEIFDNNHRVVSQRGTSSGRFTFSAADAGDHKICFMPSSSSGRTGWLSMTNPNGGIKLRLDMVIGETSQIESDDKDKLQDITTRVKDLNARLNDIRREQVFQREREAEFRDQSESTNARVIRWIIIQLVILGATCAWQLSHLRSFFIKQKLT, from the exons ATGAGGTCCCTGTTTTCTTTCGCAACCTTCGTGGCTGCGGCGCAAGCCCTGTACTTCTACGTCGATGGAGGCACTCCCAAGTGTTTCTACGAAGAGCTCCCCAAGGACACCCTCGTCGTGGGCCACTACTCCGCCGAGGAGTGGGATGACAGAGCGAaccagtggcagcagcaccaggGCATCAGCATCTACATCACTGTCGAG GAAATCTTCGATAACAACCACCGTGTCGTCTCCCAGCGAGGCACCTCCTCCGGCCGCTTCACCTTCTCTGCCGCCGACGCTGGCGACCACAAGATCTGTTTCATGCCCTCATCCAGCAGCGGCCGCACAGGCTGGCTCTCCATGACAAACCCCAACGGCGGCATCAAGCTGCGCCTCGACATGGTAATTGGCGAGACCAGCCAGATTGAGAGCGACGACAAGGACAAGCTGCAGGATATTACTACTCGCGTCAAGGATCTCAATGCTAGATTAAACGACATTCGCAGGGAGCAAGTTTTCCAAAGA GAGCGAGAGGCCGAATTCAGAGATCAGTCCGAGTCTACCAACGCCCGTGTTATTCGATGGATCATTATTcagctcgtcatcctcggcgCCACCTGCGCATGGCAACTGTCTCATCTACGCTCTTTCTTCATTAAGCAGAAGCTTACCTAA